GTAATCGTCAGAGGCCGGTCTGGTATCGATACTACCCTTGGCCGACCCAAATCGATTCCAGCTACCTTGAACTTGAAGCGAGGTTTTAAAAACTAGGAATCGAGATCCGACTCAGTCTTGCTCTATTCTAATTTGGATCAGATCGGAATTGATCAGGATTATTGAGGAATCGATAAACTCAACCCAAATATAGTTTAGTTTTTGGAAGGGGATCGATCGGTTGGAATTGGGATCAATCTCAGCCAAATCAGATCATTGGCCGATTCGAATTCAattcggccgatccgatcccaaAATTTGAAACCTTGACTAATATAACATAAAATCCCTCCATTTTTACTTACTATTATGAACTATCCTTGATCTTTGaacattaaaaaacaaaaaaacagacaTCACACATATATATCAAACTACCATAACCCAGAAGTGACTCCTAGAATACAACACGAAGttgtcccaactcccaactcaAAACATAAACAGACCATTACCATATCTGATATCTTGATTTTCATCAAACACCTTCAAAATCAGTTTTCACCCACTGTCCATACTTGCTCTTCATCTTCTCATCCAACTCCTTAGCTCTAACCTCAGCAATCTTAGCTGCATTAGCCATGGATTCCTCCTGTACTCGAGCCAACCTTCTACTCCTCTTCCTTGCTATAGCCTCCCTCTCTGCTTCCAACCCTTCAAAGTCTTTCACCCAAGAACTGTGAACAGCACAAGTCATCATCAATACCCCCAACTGCATTATAAACATGGCCATCAGAGTCCCACACTCCACTCTAACCAGAACTCGAGCTTCCTTTGGATCTCTAGTCGATTTAATCAATTGGAGACTCGAATTCTCTCGAGTAAACAGGGCTATGATGCCTAGCAATTGGCCGATGGATGCCGCAAGGATTAGTGAGATCTGGGTTATGAAGCACATGTGGGTGAGCTGAGAGCAGAAGCTcacaagggaagagagaagggagaggaaagagatCAGTAGTAGTGCCCAGCCAAGTGAAGTTGGAGGGTTCTTGAGAAGTATGACAGGAGCAAGAGATGCTGATGCAAGgatgaaaagaatgaaattgaGGCATGAGAGTAGAATGTTTGGGAAGGGAGAAGAGCTTCTGAGCttggaggaagatgaggaagcCATTTGGGTTTCAATTCTTTGAATGACAGAAGATGAAATCTGGACTTCAAACATATatggagaaaaaaagagagagagagagaggtgaagtaAGAATTTTGGCCGTTGGACACCGGAAAGTGCAACGGCTATGTATGGGTACTGGGTCCTTTTCCATGGAACAAACACTTTGAACAACGTTTTattattccctctctcacttTTTGAGTTTatgatttaaaattttgaatcacGGTTCTCCGCTCATAAGACGGGTCGGGTTTTATGATTTTATCCAAAATCTTGTtgtagttaaagacttaaaaggTTGATTAAAAAGAATTCTAATTTtaagggggaagttttcatacacggctgcgTAAGCACGCACgatcgtgtcccctctcacaaagagttggaaaagtcataaacccccacccattaattaatgccttgaaattcCCAGCGTCTCACATAAACGGCTGTGTggtatgaaaactttctcctttatGGTTTTTTTGATCTTTTGATATAGGGTGTAACTTATTGAGTTATGGCTTGGCATATTTTTTACCCGAACCctaatccgaatccgattataGATCCGGAACCTAAAGTCATAGCATCGAGTACATTATGAAATTTTGGTTGGGCGTTTGAATGggtagatgatgaagaaagaacattTTCGGCAATGCATCACTTACCAGTAAAATGACGGATACCTCCCCTGTGTAGTTGCAAGACCCATCGACAGATGTGCGGATCGTGGTAAATTCCACTAACTAACAAGCATAAAccatgtttgatattttaaacttaaatatatatatattttttacgAGAATGTGTTAACGAAAGTGGGGAGATCCCCAAAAAAGAACCCTAGGATTTCATAAACAAAAAGCCATAAATAAGGCATCGAAGGCAAGAAATGATGCAAACAAAGTCTTGGGTCCGGCCTTGAGTCCAGTGTGGGCTGAACAATAGAGTACATCAGATTCACGCACGGATTCACATCCAGGCTTGGATCCAGCCTTGTATCCGATGCAGGTCGGATACGAAATTTCAAGAAATTTTGCGTAATacattattatatgttatttaaatagattatattataataatgttaCTATAATTTAAGATgtatataatattattttaatataaattttataCAATATAATAATGTGGtgtttatgtatatatatatatatgattataTATGGTACATGGGTTATGTTGTATTACTTAATTAAATAGAGAAGTAAGAGGTGGCTAGGAAACATGAGGTGGTTTGTTGGACAAATAGAGAAATAGGAGGTGGCTAGGAAGCATGAGGTGGCTTATTGGTGAAGTATGAGGTGGTTAAGGAAGAAATAATGGGTTGGTGGACAAAGCCACCTTGCACATGCAATGTGGAGGTGTCCTTAATGAGATTTGGGTCAATTCTCCTATCTAGACAAAAGACTCAAACGATTGAATCATTCTAtactactaaaaaaaataaataaataaataaataagaaaagaaaaagaaagaagaagaacaacaacaacaagaacttgGGAGCTTAATTTCGATTTTGTAGGTAAGAACCTcactctctcttccatttttatGTAAAGCTCCATGACTGATTTGTCAAACCTATTCTCTCATCCAATATTAATCCTTGATAGTTCCTTTAGAAATCTATGGAAATTAAAGCTAAATCATCTCTATGACCACTCTTGACCTTCCATTTAACCTCTCACTTAAATCTAGGAGTTTTCATGGTAATTCATTGAACCCAACAAATCCTTTGATAAGAGTAGGGTATTATAACCCTAAATGGCTTAGTGACCTTTTTCCCTAAGCCCTTATGGCTTAAAACCTAAGTGAAATCAACTTGGGAGGCTCAAATCTTAGAAATTCGGATTCAGCagaggtggactcagaccagaatccatAATAAAAGCCCGCACCTATTCTGTTTCcaggtggactcagaccagaatccatAATAAGTACTCGCACCTATTCTGTTTCCAGGTAGACTCAGACCCAGAATCCATAATAAGTACTCGCACCTATTCTGTTTCCAGGTGGACTCGGAGGTGGACTCAGACTAGAATCCATAATAAGTGCCCGCACCTATTTTGTTTCCAGGTGGACTTAGGCCAAAATCCATAACAAGAGTCCACACCTATACTGTTTTCAAGTGGACCCagaggtggactcagaccataatccacccaagagtccgattcaggtttttggggcattttaccCCAGTTGGACTAAGCACTGTGCCTCCACATAAATGGGCTAAAATACCACTTCGAGTTAGATAGCATGTTCTGTCTTCTATTCTGGGAGATTGATCCCTGTTTAATAAAATGGTATAACGTCACCATCCAAACTTCATTTGCTctgattctaattttgttagaaactagattcatagggcTTCTTTTGTTACAATAAACCATTGCTCAATTTTACCCCTGTGTGATCCGAAATTTTCATACAAAATTCcccatttttcctttaaattcttGTAACTACCGCTAAGCCTAAATGTGATTCTAAATCTAATCTAACTTAATCCTAAGGCTACCCTAGGATCCCACCAACACCCAAGCATATCCTAATACTTGTGTATGACTTAATAATTATAGGAAATAATCATTTGGTCATCGAACCTAACGACAACCAACATGAAAACCAGTCCAGCTTCACAAACACAAGCATAAACTGCAtaacaaggtgagtgggaatATGCCATACATGTAGGTGTAATACAATTGTTGTGCTATAATATGGTAATTGATTACGTTATTTCtcattcttatttcttattattgttataagatttaaattaaaattgttgAGGTACGATATTATTGTTGGCATGCTTGCATGTCATTGTTAGCATAGATGCCGTCGTCTGCTTGGAAATGAAACGAATGGTGTGCtttagtatgggatgcgggagcaccgTACACTTCATACTATGTTCATATAAAATGGCATTTGGCAAGGGATCAACATCACCCGTACTACGAACCCTTGGCAACAGGGGTTAaagtgttggataccacaaatgtATGAGGCTAATGTCCTGAAGGGGCATTGCTTGGCCAGTAGACTCATCGGGTCATTAGGACAGGTGGTGTCGATTGTCCTATCAGtcaatagggctggtggtagcacaCTGGTAACATTGaaggctggtcgggctgaccttgggaagggatgccgGAGTCGATTGGTTttttcgacaactcaatggatgtatcgcggatggggttagaagcccgtaccagggatacatgtattgggattgtagtagtacctaTTTACCTGGACTTAgttttgttaggtggattaaataataaaactgaacctcatgcatataggatcatgtttgtgttgcatctgcatgcatggtttatttttcattcacggGGCTCGgtagagctcacccctgtggatgtGATGGAAGCAGGAACGATTACTTTGAGGCAGAGGTCGATGGCCACTGTGCACGTGCTGGTGCAGACCCAGAGGGTTGTGACCCCAATCATGCAGACGATTAGGGTGTCCTTGGAGAACAAGGACTGATGATGTGGTGCTATCTTTATGTTCTATTTTGCTAAATACCATCCTTTTTTGTGGATGAGTTtccactgtttatattttagaatagttgtgtgttgGCTCGATGGTCGTGATCTTAGGAATATCGAGCCGTTGAAactttaatgtaaataatatatatatatataggacttGTAAATATTTACTTTCCCTACACTCTGATCAATGTAGCATTTGTTATCTCGATATTGTGTGGTGCTTGTGATGTGTATTTATTGCATATGGATCCTGGAGGTGTCTAaatacttcgggtattcgggtcagccatcAGAATCCTTCCAGGGGGTGGTTTCAGGGTGTGACAtattgtcaccaaagtggtgaactatAAGTTGTACCTTTCCTTTAATAGACCATTTTCTTGTTCTTAAAAGTTAGGGGAAAGTTTCATACACGGCTACACAGCCgcgtatgtgagagggtgggaatttcaaggcattaattaatgggtgggggttttaTGACTTTTTCAAGTCTTTGTGTGAGGGGACATGACCGTGCACgcttacacggccgtgtatgaaaacttccccctaaAAGTTATTTCGTGCAAGATTTAAAAGaatgttttctaaaaattgaaaattatttaatgcatatttatgtgaaatgataagattTATCTCTGTTAgaaacaaaaagataaaaatatagACACACCCCCTTAACTATGGCCGATTCCACCAAGTTAACTCACccctaaaattattaaaataccCTCTATACCTTAatacattaaaaatcaaaaggaCCAAACTACCCTCAATCCTCCCACCCTTCCGGTTACCCTATTTCCCAAATCTCTCACGAAACCTCCTCACTGCTGCTATCTCCTTGACCCCCCACCTTCATCTCTGATCGCCGTCTACCTTGCATCTCCGGTCGCCATTGCTACTCCtcaagtaatctctctcttcATCACATCTTCTGCAACTAAAAACCATTCCCTATTTTTCTGCAAATAAAACCCCTCCTCACTCACTTAGTCACATCTTCTGCAGCTAAAaacctttccttctttttcatctttctcatatAATTTGGAAAGAACTGATTTTTTACAACCTCTGAGTTTCGATTCTCTAAATACCCCAATCGAAATTTTAGTTCTTTTGGTTTCTATTTCAAGTTTCCTACTTGCAAAAGGATTGTTCTAGATCTCACAATTCAGCCTTCATACATTGACACAACTTTGCAGGTCTGGTCTGTCATCAGGACAGAACCTTTGACGAAGATTGGAGACTACTCTGAACTGTTTAATCGTAACTACCAATACTCTTCAGTTTCTGGTTCTTTCCTTATTTCCTGTGATCCTATTGAGTTAATCTCCACTGGAATTCCCTAGTTTGGGATTAGTCTTCATTAGcagaacagaaagaaaaaataatagataCAACGATGAAAGCAGccgcgcccccccccccccctccccccaattgAAATTAGGACTGAAATTTAGAAAAATGCATATTCACCTTCAGAGTTCTTCCAAGAATCATAAAGAGCAGCATAAACAAGAGGTCTTTCATCCTTAAAATGAATGTAATAAGGGTGCTTCTTTGACCCATCTTTTTTCCACACATACAATCTGCATGCATAGGCACTTAGGCCTTAGGGTATCTACCATATGGGCAAGTTGTAGCTTTGGTACCCGATGTTTCACATATTGTGTTTGTGATACTTAAATAGAATTTTCATTAACCTAATTactcattttttttccaattttacccttgttatttttttttaaaaatataaaaaaactaaaaggaCCCATGTCACCGTGCCTcgtctttcttcttcctgcaacctcATCAACCCCACTGcctgctgcaacccaacccaaccccatCCGCCCCTACCCCCGTTGTAACCTAACCCATCACCATAGTTGGCAATGAGAGGCCTCAACGCTCCCCATCTTTCACCGATCATGGGAAATATAGTTATGCAATTAAGTTTAGAGAGGTTGCAGGTTGCAAGAAGTGAGGGGCAACAAGGTTGGGGTTGCGGGAATTAGGGGGTGGGGGTTAGAAAATGAAcagagggagggggagaagggGAGGGTGAAGCGAAGCGGTGGGGTTAGGTTGCAGCGGGGGTAGGGGCGGGTGGGGTTGGGTCATGGGTGGGATTGGGTTGCAGCAGGGAGTGGGGGCTAGTggggttgcaggaggaagaagaagaaggaggaggcaCGGTGACGGTGACGTGGTCACGTAAgtcattttagtttttttatatttaaaaataaaataactatttacaagggtaaaattggaaaaagaaaaaaaaatgagtaacTGGGTTAATTAAAATCTAGTTTAAGTCAATCGCAATATGTTTGCCTTCCAAAGAACGCCTGAGAGTCTTCAATGAATATGatatatcaaaaataaaatgaaaataaaggaaagaattTATGCAGATTAATCAGGATTTAGGGGAAAAGCCCAACATGTTTGGTCCCAGGGAACTTGGCGCTTATTTTTCACCccttttaaatatatattttttggttaatATAATATATGTGATGGCTAATAAGCCCATGATGAGGAAAAGGTGGGCCCATTAcatcccaagtcccaacaaagGAATTATGCTAAAACATTACACATTTAATGTCCACTGTCAGATCTCTCTGCCACGTCAGCATCTAACTCCCTAAGACAATCTATACCCGTTAAAAATTAAGAGCACACAGTAACGCATAAGAAATTTGAAATTAAGCATTAAATTACAACTGGATCCCTTACGTTTCTGACATTTTCAGATTCTTCCCCTACTTTACGTGATCTGTCAGACTCCATGGAGTTACTCGGTCTTTAGGTATTTGGCTCGGATCGGGATGACCAATTTCGATACCTGTTCAATGTCGTATCCGGGTTTGGATCGGTGATGACCAATTCCGATACCTGTTCAATGCTGCATCAGTGGTACCAAAAAGGGGATGGTAAGATGActcgttatcgtctacggtttcCTAGTgtctctcacaagagggggtgggactCACCCagggcacctgaccgaacactttgcccgggtggggtccaccctcctcttgtgagaggcactagggaaccgcatcGATCAGGAAACCGCATGCGATAAAAATTCATGGTAAgatgctttaaaaaaaattgtatcggTATGTTGAGAGCATGGTTCAtgatctcggtatcggctgGATCGGATTGGATCAGGATCAGATCAGCCGATACGGATCGGGATCGCCCAAACTcaggcaaatatgacacttgtgttcctgttttcttataaaaaaaaaaagtaattgttTTTTACATTTTTGCCCTTGTCTATATAGCTGGATCGGATCGGCATTGGGATCGGTCTCGAACGATTCCGATCCGGCCAAAATCGACTGATCcgatccaatacctcaaaccatggttgagagggggggggacgATCCAATCTAACTCGATAGCCCAATCCATCTTGATACGATCGATCTATATCGATATCAATATTGGTATCAGTATCGGCGAGACGGATGATTGCATTGATAAGATGCACTAAAGCCCTGTGATACGGACCTTATATTCCATATCTCATGTTTACCTTGTATTAGTTattgattttgaaaaaatataccttcttaaacaaatttttatcttctcaagtgcagtgcaatGCCTAATGCATCTCACTTTTACATTCGACGATCGCCATGAAACTGAGAGGATGAACTTTGAAGGTGCACTGCTTAGTGCAACGTCGGATGCACAAAGGTCCCTTATAAAACTGATTTTAGTGtcaaagagttttttttttttaccaaaaaagaaaagaaaaacttaaaaatttggtttgattttgattttagaaaGTGAAATTTCATCCAGGTGGATTTTAAATTGAAAACAGAAAAACGTTAAACTAAACCCTACAATCATTTGTCTTTGTTAAATTACATgaaacatggttttagtgcacactACCGGTATTGATCAACTTAGAAACCAATGTGGTATCGGATTGGTATTGACACAGATCAGCCGTATCAGACAAATTTGCCTCTGgttctcctttaaaaatggattttttaatcattttaccccttgtccatactCCATATCGTGTCATTGATACAGTATCAACACTATATCGGATTCAATCACTTGCAAAACTAGTACGTATTgcccgatacctcaaaccatggtatgaaattatcatgttttttttttttctctatgaACCATCGATTTATTAGTTGCATTGTGTAAAAGAGATTGCAAGGTATCATATTTGATATTATGAGATTGTATTacttggtttaccaaaaaaaaaaaaaaaagattgtatTACTTGTATGCTATATCTTCATGacattataatttttttctcaattttatTTGTGAGACCTAGTTTTTTATGGATGATCATGTACATACACGGTCGTGCCTTTCAATTGTTGAAtgaggggtaaaaatgtaacaACACATGTCCCTCTCTCCCTCATCCATCGGTTGAAATCATATATAAAacttttgggagaatgttctttgtgctgggggtgcaggctgcgcctaaatacatgggggtgggcgcaatgatcaccctgccccctgagtggcaggcccatgtgtctgggcgcagcctacgctgcggcacagagaacatgagccatTTTACCTTATTTGTTTTAGCAGGTTATTCCACTTAACAAATAGAATTTGAGAAATTAACCGAAGTACCAACATCATATACGAACCGAATaaaccacataaaaaaaccGATTAAAACTGAAACTGATTGAGTCTTACTTCGatttgaggttatgaaaattatCCGGCTtttcctacccaaaaaaaaaaaccaggttttctgaaATTGAACCACAAGAGGGATAAATTTGAGATTACGGGCGGCCATAGGGAGCTTAGTAAATAAtttatagaagaaaataagaaagaaatataAGAGTTAGTGagtaaatttgagagagagaggggcctGCAATAGAAGAGGCCCAGAAAGAACTCGTCGCTGTCAACCTGGCCCTTCTCAGCCGCTCCCACCTGCAAATTTCAGAAAACCaacagagcgagagagagagagagagaggatgcaaGGTGAAAGGacgaaaggagagagagagagagaggttcctgtagagttgcaggttttataGGGAAGGGTGGCAGAACGTTTTAACTTTTTCTTCCAAATAATTCTATCTCTCTTCGCTGATTACTCATTTCCCTCCATTCTGATGGCACAGCTACGACAATGTGATGGAACTAGCAAGCAAAGCACCCAAAATAGagtgaaaattaaataaaatcactactctctctctctgaaaaaTGAGAAATCCTTAGACAACAGTCGCTTCCAATGTCGGTGACCAGAAgagctttttcttcttctcctaccaGCTATGCTCCTAGTACTACTCCGAAGTGATTCTGCAAGCTTTTTTAGGCTCTGAtgtatattttgtttttggccTTTTTGGTGTCTCCCACCTTTGGTCGCTCTTACTAGACGCTCgagtttggactttggagaggTGTCTGAGGCTCTCTGTGAGCATGTGACGTTCGGTTGTTTCTGTGGAAAATGTGAAGTGACGCTTGAGAAATGAGATGGACTTTCTGGCCGTAGAATGACCTCTGTTACGGAGTTTGTGATGGCATATCGATTTCTGCTTCTCCTTCTGgttcttctcttctgttttcGCTTCAGTTCTTCCGACGACTCCGACTCTGGCTCCAACTCCAACGACGGTAGCTTAACTTGTTACCCTTCTTTTTACCCTGTTTATGGTGTTTTCACTTATAAATGAAACTTCTTACTTCCTCCTTAGTAACTtccattttagtactttcttccTAATTCGTCTTggcattctctctttctctccgtTTTATCGGTGGTTTCCTGTTGGTTGCTGCGATGCCTGTAATAATCTATTGTTTACCTCGAAATCTCGAACGAGAGTACCTGAGCGATTAATTTAATCATTTCTGTTTCGGTAGAAGATTAATTTTAGCTTTTTAATAAGTCCTGGCTCTGTTTTTTTGCTCTTGGGATCCGTGTATTTAGTTTTTGAAAGATTTGGAGTAACTATCGCCATTATTTAAACAGATAACGAACCTGTGTGcttcaaatttttattattctttcctCGCTCGTTCATATTATGTCTCTAATCTATCTAATAATTAAAAACCTAAACTTTATTAAAGGTGCAACTTTGTTGGAGATCAAGAAGTCTTTTGGCGACGGCAATAATGTGTTGTATGACTGGACGGATTCCCCATCTTCGGACTACTGTTTCTGGAGAGGAGTAACATGTGACAATGTGACCTTCAATGTTATTGCACTGTAAGTTTTTCCTTCAGGTTTTATTCAATGGAGATGGTAGTTAGTGTGTGCTTATAGTTTGTTCTCTGTTACATATTTTGGTGGTTTGAtatcagtgttttttttttctttgttcctttcttctttttggtacTCAGTTTGATTTCTGTGTTCAAACCTCAAACTTTAAAGGTTTTTGACGCCACCCCACTTTGGTTGTTGTAGTAATCTGTCAGGTTTGAATCTTGAAGGAGAGATCGCACCTGCAATTGGAAATCTGAAAGGCCTACTCTCTGTGTATTGTTCTTCATATCTAAATCTATTCTTATGAAGTTGTAGTaagaaaaacctttttttttaccccTAGATTAAATAAGTTGTAAAGACATGAGAAATGCAAAAATTAAATTGGATTTTATGTATGTGTTTTCTTAATGTTATTCTTTTTTAACCAATTTATTTGGACAGTGATTTTAAGGAAAACCGTCTCTCTGGACAGATCCCGGATGAGATTGGAGACTGTTCATCTTTGAATTACCTGTAAGTCCTGTTTGGTGGTGAGGGACTGTTTGGTCCTTCCACTATGCTGTACTGTTTCATTGTGTTTGAATTATCATTTTATTACTTGATTATGAGGAATTGTTTTATGTGGATTAACTGGTATTTCTTAGGGACTTGTCTACGAACAACATCAAGTTTCATTGTGTTTGAATTATCATTTTAGTACTTGATTATGAGGAATTGTTTTATGTGGGTTAACTGGTATTTCTTAGGGACTTGTCTACTAACAACCTCAATGGGGACATaccattttcaatttcaaagttGAAACAGTTGGAAAGCCTGTAAGTTTCTGCATATGCATTATTGTTATTATTGCCAGTGTGCTAGTCCTCCATAGAATATTTAAATTGGATTAATATTACAGGATTTTGAAAAATAACCAGCTGATAGGACCCATTCCTTCAACATTGTCTCAGATTCCAAGCCTAAAAATTTTGTAAGTTACTAAACTTTTCTTggtatttcttttgttctttctttttcaattatttttggCTGACAATCATGAGTTTCCATGCCACTGCCAGGGATCTAGCCCAGAATAACTTGAGTGGTGAAATACCAAGGCTCATTTACTGGAATGAAGTTTTACAGTATCTGTGAGTGCTTTTCAATATTTGATCTCAGTGCAAATTATTCCTTTCTTTTGAAACTATTGTTTTTtgattgttttcctttttttttcctacttcACTCAGTGGTGTTACGATTTAATAACTTTTGATCCTGAGTGACACCTAATTCAGGGGATTGCGGGGAAACAATTTAATAGgcactctctctcctgataTGTGCCAATTGACTGGCTTATGGTATTTGTAAGTCATTGTGTGTTCTCTCCAATGTTCAAATACTCTACATGTCCCATGACATTCCCTCAGCTTACTAATTCTACTTTTATCCATTGTAGTGATGTAAGAAACAATAGTCTGAGTGGGAGCATTCCTCAGAATATTGGCAACTGTACGGGCTTCCAGGTCTTGTATGTACATTGCCTAACTAAATGAGCCAAATTTATCAATGCTTAAAGTGAGCAGGTCTGAAGTTCTCTCTGTTGTTCAATTGGCAGGGACTTGTCCTACAACCAGCTCACTGGAGAGATTCCATTCAATATAGGGTTCCTGCAAATTGCTACATTGTATATGACCTGTGACCTTTTTCGTTTGTAACACGTGGTTTGAGtaaccctttttgttttgtaacAAGTGATTTCAATAGCCTTTTTGTTTTGTAACAAGTGGTTTGATTATTAAAGTTTCTGAATAATGATCTCTTGAAATTTGTCTTCGTATGTAGATCTCTGCAAGGAAACCAGCTTTCTGGACCAATTCCATCTGTGATTGGTCTCATGCAAGCCCTTGCTGTGTTGTAAGCGCTCTGCTCTACTGTTTTTGAACCTTTGATAATTTTAAGAGACATTGTTTACCCGGAAATTTGGAAAAAGCCTCTCCTACGAAGCAGGGGAtgaggctgcatacatttgcccctctcagaccctgcagtagctgtagcctcgtgcactgggactttcttgttttttattgaTTACCTGGGAATGCAATGAATTAGTGGGTTATATTGCCAtct
The sequence above is a segment of the Telopea speciosissima isolate NSW1024214 ecotype Mountain lineage chromosome 7, Tspe_v1, whole genome shotgun sequence genome. Coding sequences within it:
- the LOC122667325 gene encoding uncharacterized protein LOC122667325, which gives rise to MASSSSSKLRSSSPFPNILLSCLNFILFILASASLAPVILLKNPPTSLGWALLLISFLSLLSSLVSFCSQLTHMCFITQISLILAASIGQLLGIIALFTRENSSLQLIKSTRDPKEARVLVRVECGTLMAMFIMQLGVLMMTCAVHSSWVKDFEGLEAEREAIARKRSRRLARVQEESMANAAKIAEVRAKELDEKMKSKYGQWVKTDFEGV